A DNA window from Chryseobacterium scophthalmum contains the following coding sequences:
- a CDS encoding ATP-binding cassette domain-containing protein, with protein sequence MTNLVLENIFPKYFTPRNIEQSEIWNKNISFQKGNKFLIVAPSGSGKSTLATAMLGTHFQYEGSIKYDQQVVKKLHLEEIVKNRKDGVSLLFQDVRLIKDLTISENILLRVFNKDRKPFIPKMEEYAKRLGIENLLNKKAENCSYGERQRSAIVRSLINPTDFIIYDECFSHLDLNNKKIAFSLINEVSEESGSSVIFFELNEFPFEHNYQILHL encoded by the coding sequence ATGACTAATTTAGTATTAGAAAACATTTTCCCTAAATATTTCACTCCCAGAAATATCGAACAGTCTGAAATTTGGAATAAAAATATTTCCTTCCAAAAAGGAAACAAGTTTCTGATTGTTGCACCTTCCGGGAGTGGAAAATCTACATTGGCAACAGCAATGTTGGGTACTCATTTTCAATATGAAGGAAGTATAAAATATGACCAACAAGTGGTGAAAAAACTTCACCTCGAGGAAATTGTAAAAAACAGAAAAGATGGAGTGAGCCTGCTTTTTCAGGATGTAAGACTGATTAAAGATCTTACCATTTCTGAGAATATTCTGCTTCGTGTTTTTAATAAAGACCGAAAACCGTTCATTCCAAAAATGGAAGAATATGCCAAAAGACTGGGAATAGAAAACCTTCTGAATAAAAAAGCAGAAAACTGTTCTTATGGAGAACGCCAAAGAAGTGCCATTGTGAGAAGCCTCATCAATCCTACAGATTTTATTATTTATGATGAATGTTTCAGTCATTTGGATTTGAATAATAAAAAAATTGCTTTCTCCTTAATTAACGAAGTCTCAGAAGAAAGCGGAAGTTCAGTGATCTTTTTTGAGCTGAATGAGTTTCCATTTGAGCACAATTATCAAATTCTTCATTTATAA
- a CDS encoding DMT family transporter, translating into MKFNISIFLAFVAVMSLATGGIFVKLSSLQPINTAFYRILISLFFLFPFVYKNLRKIDRKSYIIILCSGIFLAIDLILWNKSFLLTSVANANLFVNLVPFTTIPLSYFLFKERPSSNFLFGLVICILGIGVLMFGKFQVSAEGFQGDFLAFLASIFYGFFLLSVYKVRSKVDAPTLMFISGLGSIPILAVAAEFSENIMLPSSTHEWYILLGLALCSQIFGQGLLSYCLGKINILLSSVIILSQPVFAAIYAYFIFKETLSIQELGGIIIILFGVYFAKKEKKKNSIPDTI; encoded by the coding sequence ATGAAATTTAATATTAGTATCTTCCTAGCATTTGTAGCTGTAATGAGTTTAGCTACAGGTGGTATTTTTGTAAAATTAAGTAGCTTACAGCCAATAAATACAGCCTTCTACAGAATTTTAATATCTTTATTTTTCCTATTTCCCTTTGTTTATAAAAATCTCCGAAAGATTGATAGAAAATCATATATCATTATCTTATGTAGTGGTATATTCCTGGCAATTGACCTTATTCTGTGGAATAAATCATTTTTACTTACTAGTGTGGCTAACGCAAACTTATTTGTAAACCTTGTTCCTTTCACAACTATCCCTTTATCTTATTTTTTATTCAAAGAAAGACCTAGTTCAAACTTTTTATTTGGATTAGTTATTTGTATACTTGGTATTGGTGTTTTAATGTTCGGTAAATTTCAAGTTTCTGCAGAGGGATTTCAAGGAGATTTTTTAGCTTTTCTAGCTTCAATATTTTATGGGTTCTTTTTATTGAGTGTTTATAAAGTTCGTTCCAAAGTAGACGCGCCTACATTAATGTTTATTAGTGGGCTTGGTTCAATTCCTATATTAGCAGTTGCTGCAGAATTTTCTGAGAACATAATGCTTCCTTCTTCTACGCATGAATGGTATATTTTATTAGGCTTAGCTTTATGTTCACAGATTTTTGGTCAAGGTCTACTTAGCTATTGTCTAGGAAAAATTAATATATTATTGTCGTCAGTCATTATTTTAAGTCAACCAGTCTTTGCAGCTATTTACGCATATTTCATATTCAAAGAAACTTTATCTATTCAAGAACTAGGAGGTATTATCATTATTCTTTTCGGAGTTTACTTTGCTAAAAAAGAAAAGAAAAAAAACTCAATTCCTGATACGATATGA
- a CDS encoding bacteriocin-like protein — protein MKNLKKIDRKELKNIQGGDRKCYDLRDSPTDPCEELNNQGTGCYRFNNCSMICTLGPCR, from the coding sequence ATGAAAAATTTAAAAAAAATCGACAGAAAAGAGTTGAAAAACATTCAAGGAGGAGATAGGAAATGTTACGACTTGAGAGATTCTCCAACAGATCCTTGTGAGGAACTCAATAATCAAGGAACAGGATGTTATAGATTTAATAACTGTTCAATGATTTGTACATTGGGACCATGCAGGTAA
- a CDS encoding ABC transporter permease — translation MKKIFNSIILYAGLFIAFILVLSCLQLYENANRLFGSKSSDSNYWLTFSKKITPDNIGRKELLGFNENDISKIKTWNEVKAIYPFSANEFKASANGGDFIPFYTDLYFEGLDLKAIDSDLTDEEFQVKGDEIPIIISREYLNLYNYGFALNQGLPQISEDFAKKIEVNINITVNKQNKTYKGKMVGLSDRIHSVLIPKKFLDSLNMAEKPELATQRKIYNRVLVQVKDSGDEGLVSKMKENGYESNQESLRSAKIKSKLFLVLKIIAVLGVFIFALCLYIIVSFIKIQFLEKQEEVSIKNSLGYSPKKMVSDISRKFSINLMFVLILSLGLIAAGQYFIAKSEVSNGLLSMYINPLLWSMIIIIPILVYFFVNILIYRWLIKSWKI, via the coding sequence ATGAAGAAAATTTTTAATTCAATTATTTTATACGCAGGATTATTCATCGCCTTTATTTTGGTTTTGTCTTGTCTGCAACTCTACGAAAATGCGAACCGCCTTTTTGGAAGTAAAAGCAGTGACAGCAATTATTGGCTGACCTTCAGTAAAAAGATTACTCCGGATAATATCGGCAGAAAAGAACTTCTTGGTTTTAATGAAAATGATATTTCAAAAATTAAAACCTGGAATGAAGTAAAAGCCATTTATCCTTTTTCGGCAAATGAATTTAAAGCTTCTGCAAATGGCGGCGACTTTATTCCTTTTTACACTGATCTGTATTTTGAAGGTTTAGATTTAAAAGCAATTGATTCTGATTTGACAGATGAAGAGTTTCAGGTAAAAGGTGACGAAATTCCAATTATTATTTCAAGAGAATATCTCAATCTTTACAATTACGGATTTGCTTTAAACCAAGGTCTTCCGCAGATCTCTGAAGATTTTGCCAAGAAAATTGAAGTGAATATCAACATCACTGTCAATAAGCAGAATAAGACGTACAAAGGAAAAATGGTTGGACTTTCGGACAGAATACATTCCGTTTTGATTCCTAAAAAGTTTCTTGATTCTCTGAATATGGCAGAAAAGCCTGAGCTTGCTACACAGCGGAAAATCTACAATAGAGTTTTGGTACAGGTAAAAGATTCAGGAGATGAAGGTTTGGTTTCTAAAATGAAAGAAAACGGCTATGAGTCTAATCAGGAAAGTCTTCGTTCGGCAAAAATAAAGTCAAAACTATTTTTAGTTTTAAAAATAATTGCTGTTTTGGGAGTTTTCATCTTTGCTTTGTGTTTGTATATCATTGTAAGCTTTATAAAGATTCAGTTTTTAGAAAAACAGGAAGAAGTTTCTATTAAAAACAGTTTAGGATATTCACCTAAGAAAATGGTGAGCGACATTAGCAGAAAATTCAGTATTAATCTGATGTTTGTATTGATCTTAAGCTTAGGATTAATTGCAGCAGGACAATATTTTATCGCAAAATCAGAGGTTTCCAACGGTTTACTTTCGATGTATATTAATCCTTTACTTTGGTCAATGATTATCATCATTCCAATATTGGTTTATTTCTTCGTTAATATTCTTATCTACCGATGGCTGATTAAGTCCTGGAAAATATAA
- the menD gene encoding 2-succinyl-5-enolpyruvyl-6-hydroxy-3-cyclohexene-1-carboxylic-acid synthase, whose amino-acid sequence MKKYSSKRSIQVLANILHQYGILDVVISPGSRNAPLAIHFSEMDDFNCFSIVDERSAAFVALGMAMSEKKPVAITCTSGSAAANYYPAVTEAFYQNIPLLILTADRPTDYVDLFDGQTIRQNNLFHQHSYGDFQLVEDSKDDAESINSDLIKKAVELCFEKQGPVHINIPLEEPLYDLVSELPTFPEVEKTIKKKEYEIPSNLVADWNTSQRIMILVGTKGYSPELENQLTQLVKNHSVVVLSEANSNLYHEKFFRHIDRYIFAFTEDDFKTYAPDLLITVGQNVVSKKVKQFLRNAHPKQHWHLDEVWQPDTYFSLTQKIEIKPEVFFSKLLNFINLEPRPYYNLWDVLRDKKDKKHNDFLNLAEFSDFYFFNKASQSIPENYNIHFSNSSAIRYAQLFDFGKRKMYCNRGTSGIDGSTSTAMGFAIKNKNPTLLITGDLSFFYDINGLWNQYIPPFTRIIIFNNGEGNIFKIIPGPGNANSNTVDEFISTKHHKNAEFMAKHFGFSYVKVEDDGTLDRVFENFFKPDSLPKIMEVNTQGKNNADTQKAYFNFLKES is encoded by the coding sequence ATGAAAAAATATTCTTCTAAGAGAAGTATTCAGGTACTTGCTAATATTCTTCACCAATACGGAATTTTAGACGTTGTAATATCTCCGGGATCCAGAAATGCTCCTTTGGCGATTCATTTTTCAGAGATGGATGATTTCAACTGTTTCAGCATTGTTGATGAAAGAAGTGCAGCTTTTGTTGCTCTCGGAATGGCAATGAGCGAGAAAAAACCTGTTGCAATTACCTGCACAAGTGGTTCTGCAGCGGCAAATTATTATCCTGCAGTTACCGAAGCTTTTTATCAGAATATTCCATTGTTGATTTTAACGGCAGACCGACCGACTGATTATGTTGATCTTTTTGACGGACAGACAATCAGACAAAATAATCTTTTTCATCAGCATTCTTACGGAGATTTTCAGCTAGTTGAAGACAGCAAAGACGATGCAGAAAGCATTAATTCAGACCTTATAAAAAAGGCAGTCGAACTTTGTTTTGAAAAACAAGGTCCGGTTCATATCAATATTCCTTTAGAAGAACCTTTGTATGATTTGGTTTCAGAACTTCCAACTTTTCCGGAAGTTGAGAAAACGATTAAAAAGAAAGAGTACGAAATCCCTTCCAATTTAGTAGCAGACTGGAATACTTCACAGAGAATTATGATTCTGGTTGGAACAAAAGGTTACAGTCCTGAATTGGAAAACCAGCTTACCCAATTAGTTAAAAATCATTCAGTTGTTGTTTTAAGCGAAGCAAATTCAAATTTATATCATGAGAAGTTTTTTAGACACATCGACCGATATATTTTTGCATTTACAGAAGATGATTTTAAAACTTACGCTCCAGATTTATTGATTACCGTTGGACAAAATGTGGTTTCAAAAAAAGTAAAACAGTTTTTAAGAAATGCACATCCGAAGCAACATTGGCATTTGGATGAAGTTTGGCAACCCGACACTTATTTTTCTCTCACTCAAAAAATAGAAATAAAGCCAGAGGTTTTCTTTTCTAAATTATTAAATTTCATCAACTTAGAACCTAGACCTTATTACAATCTTTGGGATGTTTTAAGAGATAAAAAAGATAAAAAACATAACGATTTCTTAAACTTAGCAGAGTTTTCAGATTTCTATTTCTTTAATAAAGCTTCACAGAGCATTCCTGAGAATTACAATATACATTTCAGCAATTCATCAGCAATTCGTTATGCACAGTTATTTGATTTTGGAAAGAGAAAAATGTACTGCAACCGCGGAACAAGCGGAATCGACGGTTCTACTTCCACCGCAATGGGTTTTGCCATCAAAAACAAAAACCCTACCCTATTGATTACAGGAGATTTAAGCTTTTTCTATGACATCAATGGTTTGTGGAATCAATATATCCCACCGTTTACAAGAATTATCATTTTTAATAATGGTGAAGGAAATATTTTTAAAATAATTCCGGGTCCTGGAAATGCCAACTCAAATACGGTTGATGAATTTATTTCTACAAAGCATCATAAAAATGCAGAGTTTATGGCTAAACATTTTGGCTTTTCTTATGTAAAAGTTGAAGATGACGGAACTTTAGACCGCGTTTTTGAGAATTTCTTCAAACCAGATTCGCTTCCTAAAATAATGGAAGTCAATACACAAGGTAAAAATAATGCAGATACGCAGAAAGCCTATTTTAATTTTTTAAAGGAAAGCTAA
- the scpA gene encoding methylmalonyl-CoA mutase, translating to MRREIKNKIPQFNISENQQEIYQFEKDGLELKSKYTAEDVKNKDISDASPGIAPYLRGPYSTMYVQKPWTIRQYAGFSTAEESNAFYRRNLAAGQKGLSVAFDLATHRGYDSDHARVVGDVGKAGVAIDSVEDMKILFNEIPLDEISVSMTMNGAVLPILSFYIVAAEEQGVSQDKLSGTIQNDILKEFMVRNTYIYPPTPSMKIIADIFEYTSRNIPKFNSISISGYHMQEAGATPVLEMAYTLADGLEYVRTGIKAGMNVDDFAPRLSFFWAIGMNHFMEIAKMRAARYIWATLLKQFNPQNPKSLALRTHSQTSGWSLTEQEPFNNITRTAIEALSSALGGTQSLHTNALDEAIALPTDYSAKIARNTQIILQQESGICDVVDPMGGSNLVESLTQQMIEEAMKYIDEVEKEGGMTKAIEAGIPKMRIEEAAARKQAKIDSSEEFIIGVNSFKSALKQTPIEILDIDNTEVRRKQIERLESIKLSRNSESVEQILNEIRESAKTGNGNLLALCIEAARRRVTLGEMSDAMEESFGRYKANIRTIQGVYAMNAGKNEYFGKALELTQKFEEAEGRRPRIMVAKMGQDGHDRGAKVVATAFADMGFDVDVAPLFQTPEEVAKQAVENDIHILGVSSLAAGHKTLVPQVVEELKKLGAEDITIVVGGVIPQQDYEFLYANGADFIFGPGTNLPKCAVDILNRFLD from the coding sequence ATGAGAAGGGAAATAAAGAACAAAATTCCTCAATTTAATATATCTGAAAATCAGCAGGAAATCTATCAATTTGAAAAGGATGGACTTGAGCTGAAATCAAAATACACTGCAGAAGATGTAAAAAATAAAGACATCAGCGATGCTTCTCCGGGAATTGCCCCTTACTTAAGAGGTCCTTATTCTACAATGTATGTTCAAAAACCTTGGACGATCCGTCAATATGCAGGTTTTTCTACAGCCGAAGAATCTAATGCTTTTTACAGAAGAAACTTGGCAGCAGGTCAAAAAGGACTTTCCGTAGCTTTCGATTTGGCGACACACAGAGGTTATGATTCCGATCACGCAAGAGTTGTTGGAGATGTTGGTAAAGCCGGTGTTGCAATTGATTCTGTGGAGGATATGAAGATTTTGTTCAACGAAATTCCTTTAGATGAAATATCGGTTTCAATGACGATGAATGGTGCGGTTTTGCCAATTCTTTCATTTTATATTGTAGCTGCAGAAGAGCAAGGCGTTTCTCAGGATAAGCTTTCAGGAACTATTCAGAATGATATTTTGAAAGAATTCATGGTGCGTAATACGTATATTTATCCGCCGACTCCTTCCATGAAAATTATTGCTGATATTTTTGAATATACTTCAAGAAATATTCCGAAATTCAACTCGATTTCAATTTCCGGATATCACATGCAGGAAGCAGGAGCAACTCCTGTTTTAGAAATGGCTTATACTTTAGCGGATGGTTTAGAATATGTAAGAACCGGAATTAAAGCAGGAATGAATGTGGATGATTTCGCTCCAAGATTGTCATTCTTTTGGGCAATTGGGATGAACCATTTCATGGAAATTGCAAAAATGCGTGCAGCAAGATACATTTGGGCAACGCTTTTAAAACAGTTTAACCCTCAAAATCCTAAATCTTTAGCGTTAAGAACGCATTCACAAACTTCAGGTTGGTCTTTAACGGAGCAGGAACCTTTCAATAATATCACAAGAACGGCAATTGAAGCTTTGTCTTCAGCTTTAGGCGGAACCCAGTCTCTTCATACGAATGCTTTGGATGAAGCGATTGCTTTACCTACAGATTATTCGGCAAAAATTGCTAGAAATACTCAAATTATTCTTCAGCAGGAAAGTGGAATCTGCGATGTTGTAGATCCAATGGGTGGAAGTAATTTGGTTGAATCTTTGACTCAGCAAATGATCGAAGAAGCAATGAAATACATTGATGAGGTAGAAAAAGAAGGCGGAATGACAAAAGCCATTGAAGCTGGAATTCCGAAAATGAGAATTGAAGAAGCCGCTGCTAGAAAACAGGCAAAAATCGATAGCAGCGAAGAGTTTATCATCGGTGTAAATTCTTTTAAATCTGCTTTAAAACAGACTCCAATTGAGATTTTAGATATCGACAATACTGAAGTTCGTAGAAAGCAAATTGAGAGATTAGAATCAATTAAATTAAGCCGAAATTCTGAATCTGTTGAGCAAATTTTAAATGAAATCCGTGAATCTGCAAAAACAGGAAACGGAAATCTTTTGGCATTGTGTATTGAAGCAGCAAGAAGAAGAGTGACTTTGGGTGAAATGAGTGACGCAATGGAAGAAAGTTTCGGACGTTACAAAGCCAACATCAGAACGATACAAGGAGTTTACGCTATGAATGCAGGTAAAAATGAATATTTTGGAAAAGCACTTGAGCTTACCCAAAAATTTGAAGAAGCAGAAGGTCGTCGTCCAAGAATCATGGTGGCGAAAATGGGACAGGATGGTCATGACCGTGGTGCAAAAGTGGTAGCAACTGCGTTTGCAGATATGGGATTTGATGTGGATGTTGCGCCGTTATTCCAAACTCCGGAAGAGGTTGCAAAACAGGCTGTAGAAAACGATATTCACATTTTGGGCGTTTCATCTTTGGCAGCAGGTCACAAAACTTTGGTTCCGCAGGTTGTTGAAGAGCTAAAGAAATTAGGTGCAGAAGATATTACGATCGTTGTAGGTGGAGTAATTCCACAACAGGATTACGAATTTTTATATGCAAACGGAGCTGATTTCATCTTCGGTCCTGGAACAAATCTTCCTAAATGTGCGGTTGATATTTTGAATAGATTTTTAGATTAA
- a CDS encoding Lrp/AsnC family transcriptional regulator — MQLDQLHHAILNELQINARTSNTDIGKRVGLTAPAVAERIRKMEEAKIIKSFTVNLDYEQLGFNENVIIGIDIPYCDIPPFLQEVNSINGILKIMKSTGDFCLIVHLVTQNVSQLEDIITRISNHGKTTTFRILAFPLEKDFVKI; from the coding sequence ATGCAATTAGATCAGCTACATCATGCTATTTTAAATGAACTCCAAATTAATGCTCGCACTTCGAATACAGATATTGGTAAAAGAGTTGGGCTTACGGCTCCAGCGGTAGCTGAAAGGATACGAAAAATGGAGGAAGCGAAAATTATTAAATCTTTTACAGTAAATTTAGATTATGAACAATTAGGTTTCAATGAAAATGTGATTATAGGCATAGATATTCCTTACTGTGATATTCCTCCTTTTTTGCAGGAAGTAAATAGTATTAATGGAATATTAAAAATTATGAAATCTACTGGGGATTTTTGTTTAATAGTACATTTAGTTACGCAAAATGTCTCTCAATTGGAAGATATTATAACTCGCATCAGTAATCATGGAAAGACAACAACTTTCCGAATTTTAGCATTTCCATTGGAAAAAGATTTTGTAAAGATCTGA
- a CDS encoding isopenicillin N synthase family dioxygenase, with protein sequence MDKIPSVDLRDFLSDNPERKQKFVNEIGKAYEEIGFVALKGHFLDDKLVDNLYGEVKNFFELPTETKQKYEIPGIGGQRGYVGFGKETAKGFKKGDLKEFWHFGQYVSDDSKYKSEYPDNVIVDELPQFNEVGKETYQMLEKTGKYVLRALALYLGLDEFYFDDKIAEGNSILRPIHYPPITQEPDDAVRAAAHGDINLITLLMGSQGKGLQVQNHKGEWIDAIAQPDELMINVGDMLSRHTNNKLKSTIHRVVNPPRELWGTSRYSIPFFMHPVSEMSLNALENCVDENNPKLYDDTTAGEFLHERLIELGLIKK encoded by the coding sequence ATGGATAAAATACCTAGTGTAGACCTGCGTGATTTCCTTTCGGACAACCCGGAACGCAAACAGAAATTTGTAAATGAAATCGGAAAAGCTTACGAAGAAATTGGTTTTGTAGCCTTAAAAGGACATTTCCTTGATGACAAACTCGTAGACAATCTTTATGGAGAAGTGAAAAACTTCTTTGAACTCCCAACAGAAACCAAGCAAAAGTATGAGATCCCAGGAATTGGAGGACAAAGAGGTTATGTTGGCTTTGGTAAAGAAACGGCTAAAGGTTTTAAAAAAGGTGATTTGAAAGAATTTTGGCATTTCGGACAATATGTTTCGGATGACTCAAAATACAAAAGCGAATATCCCGACAATGTAATCGTAGACGAGCTTCCACAATTTAATGAGGTAGGTAAAGAAACTTACCAGATGCTTGAAAAAACAGGAAAATATGTTTTGAGAGCTTTAGCATTGTATCTTGGTCTTGATGAATTTTATTTTGACGATAAAATTGCAGAAGGAAACTCTATTTTGAGACCAATTCACTATCCTCCAATTACTCAGGAACCGGATGATGCAGTAAGAGCTGCAGCTCACGGAGACATCAACTTGATTACCCTTTTGATGGGTTCTCAGGGAAAAGGTCTTCAGGTACAAAATCACAAAGGAGAATGGATCGATGCGATCGCACAACCAGACGAATTGATGATTAATGTTGGAGATATGCTTTCGAGACACACCAACAACAAGTTGAAATCTACGATTCACAGAGTGGTAAACCCGCCGAGAGAGTTGTGGGGAACTTCAAGATATTCTATCCCTTTCTTTATGCATCCGGTAAGCGAAATGTCGCTGAATGCTTTAGAAAACTGTGTTGACGAAAACAACCCAAAGTTATATGATGATACAACTGCCGGAGAATTTTTACACGAAAGATTAATTGAATTGGGATTAATCAAGAAATAA
- a CDS encoding prolyl oligopeptidase family serine peptidase, which translates to MNFKPMLLTAGVLFSATVYAQKMTYPKAIKGNQTDTYFGTAVADPYRDLENDSEPTKKWVDEEVAYSQKYLSQIPFREQIKKQLTDIWNYEKIGAPFKEGDFTYYYKNDGLQAQAVLYRTNNKTKTTEVFLDPNKFSDKGTTSLSSLSFNKKGNLAAYSISEGGSDWNKIIIIDALTKKQIDETIVDVKFSGISWQGDEGFYYSSYDKPKEGTVLSGMTDKHKVYFHKLGTKQSADQLIFGGDKTPRRYLGAGVSEDQRYLIISAANATNGNELYVKDLKKGGDFVQINKGFDINVNIVDTEGDNLFIFTDKDAPNMRLVKTTIQNPSPETWKDVIPETENVLGISGGGGYFFATYMIDAIDQVKQFDKTGKLIREISLPGKGNVGGFGGKETEKELYYSFSNYITPGTTYKFNADTGKSEVYQKPKVKFNPEDYVSEQVFYTSKDGTKVPMMINYKKGIKLNGKNPTILYSYGGFNVSLQPSFSVVNAIWMENGGIYAVPNIRGGGEYGKKWHDAGTKMQKKNVFEDFIAAGEYLQSKGYTSKEYMALSGRSNGGLLVGATMTMRPDLAKVAFPGVGVLDMLRYNKFTAGAGWSYDYGTAEDNKEMFDYLKSYSPVHNVKAGTCYPSTMIITSDHDDRVVPAHSFKFGAELQEKQKCANPILLRIEKNAGHGAGRATDQVISENADLISFALYEMGIKKLGK; encoded by the coding sequence ATGAATTTTAAACCTATGTTATTAACAGCCGGAGTATTATTCTCGGCTACAGTTTATGCTCAAAAAATGACTTATCCTAAAGCGATCAAAGGAAATCAAACTGATACTTATTTCGGAACAGCCGTTGCAGATCCTTACAGAGATCTGGAAAATGATTCAGAACCTACCAAAAAATGGGTAGATGAAGAAGTTGCTTACAGTCAAAAATATTTATCACAGATTCCATTTAGAGAGCAGATTAAAAAGCAGTTAACAGATATTTGGAACTACGAAAAAATAGGTGCACCTTTCAAAGAGGGAGATTTTACGTATTATTATAAAAACGATGGTTTACAGGCACAAGCTGTTTTGTACAGAACCAATAATAAGACAAAAACCACAGAGGTATTTTTAGATCCTAATAAATTTTCAGATAAAGGAACGACTTCGCTTTCGAGCTTGTCTTTCAACAAAAAAGGGAATTTGGCAGCGTACTCTATTTCTGAAGGAGGTAGCGACTGGAATAAAATTATCATCATCGATGCCCTTACCAAAAAGCAAATTGACGAAACAATTGTTGATGTAAAGTTCAGTGGAATTTCTTGGCAGGGTGATGAAGGTTTCTATTATTCAAGCTACGACAAGCCTAAAGAAGGAACTGTACTTTCCGGAATGACCGATAAACACAAAGTTTATTTTCATAAATTAGGAACAAAGCAATCTGCTGATCAATTGATTTTTGGTGGAGATAAAACCCCAAGAAGATATTTGGGAGCAGGAGTTTCTGAAGATCAGAGATATCTGATTATTTCTGCTGCAAATGCAACCAACGGAAACGAATTGTACGTGAAAGACCTAAAAAAAGGCGGTGATTTCGTTCAGATAAACAAAGGTTTTGATATCAATGTAAATATTGTTGACACAGAAGGTGATAATCTTTTCATTTTTACTGATAAAGATGCGCCAAATATGCGTTTGGTAAAAACAACCATTCAAAATCCGTCTCCTGAAACCTGGAAAGATGTTATCCCAGAAACAGAAAATGTGTTAGGAATTTCCGGAGGTGGCGGTTATTTCTTTGCGACATACATGATTGACGCAATTGATCAGGTAAAGCAGTTTGACAAAACCGGAAAACTAATTAGAGAAATTTCGTTGCCAGGAAAAGGAAATGTAGGTGGTTTTGGTGGTAAAGAAACTGAAAAAGAGTTGTATTATTCTTTCAGCAATTATATTACTCCGGGAACAACATATAAATTCAATGCAGATACCGGAAAATCTGAAGTTTATCAAAAGCCGAAAGTGAAATTTAATCCTGAAGATTATGTTTCTGAGCAGGTATTTTATACATCAAAAGATGGAACCAAAGTTCCGATGATGATTAATTATAAAAAAGGAATAAAGCTGAATGGTAAAAACCCTACAATTCTTTATTCTTACGGTGGTTTCAACGTTAGTTTGCAGCCTTCTTTTTCCGTAGTTAATGCAATCTGGATGGAAAATGGTGGAATTTACGCCGTTCCAAACATTCGTGGTGGTGGTGAATACGGTAAAAAATGGCATGATGCAGGAACAAAAATGCAGAAGAAAAATGTGTTTGAAGACTTCATCGCAGCTGGAGAATATTTACAATCGAAAGGTTATACTTCAAAAGAATATATGGCGCTTTCTGGAAGATCAAACGGAGGTTTGTTAGTTGGAGCAACAATGACGATGCGCCCTGATTTGGCTAAAGTTGCCTTCCCGGGAGTTGGAGTTTTAGATATGCTGAGATACAACAAATTTACCGCTGGAGCAGGTTGGTCTTATGATTACGGAACTGCCGAAGACAATAAAGAAATGTTTGATTATTTGAAATCATATTCACCGGTTCATAACGTAAAAGCAGGAACTTGTTATCCTTCAACAATGATTATTACAAGTGATCACGACGATAGAGTAGTTCCGGCGCATTCATTCAAATTTGGTGCAGAATTGCAGGAAAAACAAAAATGTGCAAATCCGATTTTGTTAAGAATTGAGAAAAATGCAGGTCATGGAGCAGGAAGAGCAACAGATCAGGTAATCAGCGAAAATGCAGATTTAATTTCTTTTGCTTTGTATGAAATGGGAATAAAAAAACTTGGAAAATAA